Genomic DNA from Candidatus Kaiserbacteria bacterium:
AACTCAAGGTGTAGGGGTGAAATCCGTTGATATCTTGGGGAACACCAAAAGCGAAGGCAACACACTGGCACTTTCCTGACACTGAAACATGAAAGCGTGGGTAGCGAATCGGATTAGATACCCGAGTAGTCCACGCCCTAAACGTTGTCCGCTAGCTATAGGGAGTATCGACCCTCTCTGTGGCGTAGCTAACGCATTAAGCGGACCGCCTGGGTAGTACGAGCGCAAGCTTAAAACTCAAAGGAATAGACGGGGGCTCGCACAAGCGGTGGATCATGGGGCTTAATTCGTCGATAAGCGAGGAACCTTACCAAGGCTAGAAATCTTACTGCACGCCCGGGGAAACCCGGGAAGCCTTCGAGGGTGTAAGACAGGTGATGCATGGCCGTCGTCAGTTCGTGGCTTGAGCTGTTCCCTTAAGTGGGGAAACGAACGCAACCCTCGTTGCCTGTTACAAGTGTCAGGCGAGACAGCTCCCTCACGGGAGAGGAAGGTGAGGATGACGCCAGGTCAGCATGTCCCTAGATGCCTTGGGCTGCACCCGTGATACAATGGGTAGTACAACGAGACGCAATGTGGCGACACGGAGCAAATCTTAATAAAGCTACCCTCAATTCGGATTGAAGTCTGCAACTCGACTTCATGAAGTCGGAATCGCTAGTAATCGTGGATCAGCAACGTCACGGTGAATACGTTCCCGAGCCTTGTACTCACCGCCCGTCAACTCAAGGGAGCCGGAAGTGCCCGAAGTTCGTGCTTGTCACGACCTACGGTAAGTTCGGTGACAGGGAGTAAGTCGTAACAAGGCACGGCTAGCGGAAGCTGGTCGTGGATTAATTCCAATTGGACACGTCGTTGAGTTCTGGTAACAGAATCTCGAAAAACGGCTAATTGGTCGACATTTTGTGCCTCAATTGAGCACAAAATAAGGAATGATACCTAACCTTCAAGATAGTATCTGTACTCTACGGAAAGACGTAGCCAGGATAAGACAAAAGAGAGTGGAGTCTGCTGATGAAAAAAGCGAAAAACCATACATAAAATGTATGGTTTTTCGCTTTTTTCATCAGAACACGACACCTGCGTGTCGTGTGGCAGACTCCACTCGTCGGAGCGATGTTTTGTCGACCTCAAGGAGACAAAACCGCGAGACGCGACCACGCGTGCTTATGAGCGTCAGCGAATTAGCAAAAGCGGGTTGAAGGCGCTGAGGTGTTTCTGAGGGCCTCGCACTTTCTGTCGACAATCACTGACCGGAATATCCTTTGCCTATGCAAAGGCGGGGGCCGACAACCACTTATGAAGGTGCGGGGCGGAAAGGCGCATTGCTATTTTCATTCCTAATGGCAATAGCGAGACCCACTTGGCTAGAATTGTCCCACAAGAGTATTTCCATTTTCCTAATTCCTTCCAGTCATAAGGAAAATTGGTCACTTGGGCTGAGGCGACTCGGTCTTGTCATATCGTATAATTACTCGCACCGACGAATCGTTATTTATTTACGTCTCAAATCTATTTCCACTTCCAATATCTCAAGGGCCACCTGCTCCTCCAGTATCTATATAATCAGGAGTGATAACTGGTCCTCCACCAAAGCCAAATCCGTCCACAAATATATTTACAATTCCCCAAAGGCTCAGAATAATTACAAATGCCATGATTCCCCAAAGTGCAAGCGATTTTGCATTTTCGTGTTCTTTTTCATTTGCTCCTTCAATAATAAAGTATCGCACTATGTTCCAGAGGAAAACTAAAAAAGCAATAACGATAATAAAAGGCACTATCGTCTCGTTGAGAAAGGTAATTATATTAACTAAAAATGTTTGCAAATCCATGATGTTACTTATTATACACCCTCCTGTGGTGATAAAGAGAATGTTTTATACAGGGTAACGACAACGAAGCCCCATGTGCTTCCATCGATTCGGCAATCAAGATATAGACCGTCATGATGCATCTTTTTAGATTTTGATTGCTCAAATGGCTAGTTTTTGATAGTATCGTATAACCTTTTCAAAAGGCTGTAGAAACCCCCGTCCGCGCTTAGCTCAGTTGGCTAGAGCATTCGACTGATACTCGAAGGGTCCTAGGTTCAAATCCTAGAGCGCGGACAGGGGTTTTTATGTGCCTAGGCATTTGATAATGAAGGGCCCTAGGTTGACCTAGTTTTTAAGGAGCCGACGAGGCGACTATAAAAACGGAAATACTCTTGTGGGACAAATCCTAGAGCGCGGACAAATTACGCAAACAATAAAATCTTCCTACAGAAGCTAGGTAGACTTATATGAGCGCTTGGTCCTAAAATCCATAGTGAAAGGATTTTAGGACTTGGCCTACTTTTTCATTATGAGAGGAAAAGTAGGCAGACCAGAAGTTATTGTCGCTACGCTCTGTAACTTCTAGGCCACTCAGAAAATATAGTCGTTTCACTTCTTATTTTCTGGCCACAGGGGTTTTTATGTACCCGTACGTTTACCTGATAACGTGCTATGCACAGTGTAAAATATAAGTGCCATACTTTCGTAGTATTATTATGCATAATATGAATAATAATCACTCCGCATTGGATGTCTGTGTTCCTTTGCACGAAAATAAAAGTTTTTGCATACTGTTAACAGTAGCGTTTGCACTTGCACTCATTTCTTCTTTCATATTTTGGAATATATATGTAGTAGAGAGGAGTGATGAGCAGGGTATAGAAGGAATACCCGAGGCGCAGCAAACTACTCAAACAGAGGATACCACAACAACTCAGCAAGACTATTCGGTATACCCTGAACGTGTCTTGACCGGAATGCTTGTTACTCTCTCACCAGATGTATCTTTTGTGCGAGTCTTAGTAAAAGATGAGGGTGTATACCTTATTGGACTTGGTCCGGAAACAAAAACAACAATAGATGGGTCTGATGCAAATATAAATACACTTAGTCTGATGTCTACAGTAAGTGTAACAGCATATGAAATTCCCGATACTGAACCGTATGATTTTTTTGCAAAGAATATAACAGGGGGGAGTATTTCATCAACTAATACTAATGATTTAGGAACTATTTCTGCGACAAACACAGATCAATTATCGGAAGAGGCACAATCCATGAATCCTGCAAATCAAGTGCAACCTGATACATTTATGAGAGCAAGTTCTCGCTCACCAATGAGTATATGAAATGTACATGAAGTTTTATTAAATCATTTTTGTGTTAAGTATGCGACATATATTCTCTAGCTTCATCTTACTTGGAGTGCTTACCCCAATTTTTTTTGCTACTGCAGCATTACCTTGGGGGAATTACGGATGGCTGGGACTCGCGACAGCTGATATGGGACCTAAGAGTCCCACTTGTCCTCCTGGTTCTACGCAGGAGGAGTATAAAGTTGTGAACCTTAATACAGGAGTTCCCATATCGGGGCTTACTGGAATTGTTGATGTGTACAATAAAGCAACAGGGGTGAAAATATACTCGACTACAAGCACAAGTTCTATACTTGGCCCCGTATGTTACAATCCTTTTAATCATAATGTTAACGTGATTGTCAACGGGGGTAGTTCATACTACGATTTTGATAATTATTATAACTGGGAAACTCCAGCTTCAGTACCAACAACAAGACGTATGCAATCAACGGTGTGGCTCACACCAACGGCAGGCTCACCACAAAAGGAGTATAGGCACTTTAGTCCAATCGGCGGTGCAACATCAACCAGTCCAATTTATACTATTGATACAACACGTATACCGAATTTGCTTGGGGCCAACGCTTTTCACAGTGTTTTCTTTGCGATAGCAAAGTATGATGAAGGTACGGGCCTGTGGCCTGATGTTTTCACTCAAAAGTTTCCTTTGAGTGGAGGTGTAGGAATTAAAACAATTCCCCGACAAACATTACCGGGTGACGGTTATTACGAGTTTTATTACTACCTATATCTTAATGGTCAGTCGAGTGCTGTCCCGGGTTTTACTTCTCTTCATCAACCCACTTCAGGACACTCTGGTCATGTTGAGTCATTTGCATACGATAAAACTCCGCCAGGAGTGACGTCGATTAACCATACACCTCTATCGGTGTCTGATACTGATACGGTTGAAATTACTGGAATAACAGAAGACCTTTTGGCTGGCGTCGTTGAAATAATTCTCTATTTGGACGGTGCTGTTCTGAAAACGTGTTCATGGGGCACACCAGGTATAGGTGGTGTCAATAGTGCCCAGTGTGTTGCAGATGCAGGTACCTTTGCAGCAGGGACTACACACGAATATTACCTTGTAAGTACAGATGCAGCGGGTGTAGTATCCACAAGCGTGACAAAGTCATTTACAGTTGTTGGAACACCGCTTCCTAATATTGTCGTATCCTCAGTTTCACCGATAAATGCGTTTTCAGTAGCGGATGCGGTACCGAACGTTCTCTTCTCAGGTACTGTCCAAAACATAGGTACAACTTTTGTAGCAGAGGGTGGTTGGGCTGACCTGGAAATTGATTGGGATTCCGATGGAGGCAGTATGGGTACCGGAGGAGACACATTTGACAACAACTATAGCGCCTTTGGTGGTTTGAAGTTGGGTGCGTTTGCACTCCTTGATCAAAAAGTGATAACGCATGATGTGCTTAATCCGCCTGTTGGAACGCACCGGTATCGCTTTACTGCAGATGTTGCCAATGAACTTACTGAATCTGATGAAAATGATAATCACTCAGCGTGGAGAACATTTACTGTGGAAACTCCATTAAATCAATGCACAGGAACAACCCCTACTTCTGCACAGGCATGCTCGGCTACGTTACCAGTGGGCTCAGTGCCTTACGCGGTCGTGGACAGATGTTCTGATCTAACCAATCCTTCAATGTGCATGTATGAGTGTGTCTCTGGATATGTTAAGGATGCTGGTGGTACATGTATAGTTCTCAATCAATGCACAGGAACAACCCCTACTTCTGCACAGGCATGCTCGGCTACGTTACCAGTGGGCTCAGTGCCTTACGCGGTCGTGGACAGATGTTCTGATCTAACCAATCCTTCAATGTGCATGTATGAGTGTGTATCTGGATATGTTAAGGATGCTGGTGGTACATGTATAGTTCTCAATCAATGCACAGGAACAACCCCTACTTCTGCACAGGCATGCTCGGCTACACCGCCAAGTGGCTTTGCACCATACATGGTCGTGGACAAATGTTCTGATTGGGCGAGTCCTTCGATGTGCATCTATGAGTGCTTGGCAGGGTATATTAAAGATGGAGGTGGCGTATGTCAGCTCACGCAGTGTAACGATGGGATTGATAACTCAGATACAGAAGATGTACTCATCGATATGGCCGATGCAGGGTGTGCAAACATAAATGATGATGACGAATCAGACTTTGCACCGGTGCTTACGGCACCATCACGAGTGGTGGATGAAGGAGACCCAATTACCCTTTCATGGGATACCAATAACGGCAATGAATCACTATGTACCCTTGTGGGGCCTGGAATTGTGGGGAATCCGCTTTCTCCATCGACTGGCGACCCTGAGTTAGGAAATTACACAGTAAATATATATGGACTCAGTATTTATACACTCACCTGTGGTGCGCAAAGTGTTAAACTAAAAATCGAGCTTACTCCAAGAGGGTGGGATAGTTAGGAATGACTGTTATCATAAAACCCTCCGTAGCGTCGCTGCGGAGGGTTTTATGATTATTTGCTATTCTCCCTTTGATGTACTAATCGGTGACGTACTTGCCTCCTGTTGTGCCCCCATCTCATTAATCTTTTGTTCAAGGCGCTCTACGCCATCACCGATGTCTGCAAGTTGTTCTTGCATGCGGGTGGTGAGTGAGTACGTAAAAAAAGCGAAACCAACGACGGTAATCCACGCAATGTAGGGAAAGTACTTCGATGACTCAATTGAATTATTCATATACGTACAGTATACAGTACCGCCACCTAGCTTTGTATACATACTGTTGAGGATTATAGTACATGAAAATTGAAACGTGCATTGAGTATGAAGCTCAAAGTGCCGATAACACCTGCCACGAGAGTGCGGCTCACTACGAGTGGTAGTGCAAAGGTGTCAACAAGGAGTGTTGTACTGTATGCGATACCCGTACCTGCAGCGAGTGCAACAAGGATAAAGAAAAAGTATCCACGAAGTGGTCGAGTAGTGGTACCAGCAAATGCCCAGTGATAAGAGATGCTGTAGTTGATGCTGATGGCAATAAGGAATCCGATAAAGATTGTGCCAAAAAGTGGCAGGGGAGTGTACGTGGTAAGTGTATACACAATGAGAAGGTCGAATAGATAGGTACCCACACCCACT
This window encodes:
- a CDS encoding GtrA family protein, with product MSPFLHNLFLRGYRYGVVGVGTYLFDLLIVYTLTTYTPLPLFGTIFIGFLIAISINYSISYHWAFAGTTTRPLRGYFFFILVALAAGTGIAYSTTLLVDTFALPLVVSRTLVAGVIGTLSFILNARFNFHVL